In one Streptomyces sp. NBC_01241 genomic region, the following are encoded:
- a CDS encoding tetratricopeptide repeat protein, with amino-acid sequence MTDQAVDTSGPAKAAGTEEPSGAAPPQFFGREREMKALRADIERAGLDTLAGRKAARARVLLIAGRPGSGRTALAGELTRRLLSTGDHPDGLFRARLTELGGTPVPTERTARELLDQLGITGPPGADGDELSQLVREALAGRSALLLLDGAVDAEQVDPLLPDNPDCLVVATSEGPLTGIPDVRPCTIGGLDAGSAVRLLARLIGQVRITVDPRTAETLAEECGGLPAALVLAGGWLATHPMASVADVTKQLRELPDDPEQSTGARPLARAFRLVHDSLPPAAARILRLLALAPAGLADAHTASALAGCSVSAARTTLDDFVALGLLRSDGADEPQYEVPGCLAPLLRALLETMDRPAENQLARARMLERTVRLLQSCRAVTEPEGSAARRKLAGLPRSLRFPGPDAAAAWLRSRRPALLASARIAVEDGELDTLARRLVAALVRALAVHQGTEAAAPELYGLHGLVLAVAERRDLPREQAAALLNLADLDARTGRTREALTRYRAALDAGRAAKDPYAIGRAMESVGGAYAELGDFQRASDWYGRALAQRLTQGERADEARLYGRLGAVHTYAGRYGEALRNWRAAAAGYRRLGDVPAQARALSEAARVQEYAGRPRESLRTCQEAVHWAGQAGDVRLQAALELRLADTFDRLGDPAAARLHRGLADRLLGEKGAAYEIRSAVSEN; translated from the coding sequence GTGACGGATCAGGCGGTGGACACCAGCGGCCCGGCCAAGGCGGCGGGAACCGAGGAGCCGTCCGGCGCCGCACCACCCCAATTCTTCGGCCGCGAACGCGAGATGAAGGCGCTGCGCGCCGACATCGAGCGGGCCGGACTGGACACCCTGGCCGGTCGCAAGGCCGCCCGCGCCCGGGTCCTGCTGATCGCCGGACGTCCCGGCTCCGGACGCACCGCACTCGCCGGCGAGCTCACCCGCCGACTGCTCTCCACCGGCGACCACCCCGACGGTCTGTTCCGGGCCCGGCTCACCGAACTCGGCGGCACGCCGGTTCCCACCGAGCGCACCGCCCGGGAGCTGCTCGACCAGCTGGGCATCACGGGCCCGCCCGGCGCCGACGGGGACGAACTCTCCCAGCTGGTCCGCGAGGCGCTCGCCGGGCGCAGTGCCCTGCTCCTCCTCGACGGTGCCGTGGACGCGGAACAGGTCGACCCGCTGCTGCCGGACAACCCCGACTGCCTGGTCGTCGCCACCTCCGAGGGCCCGCTGACCGGAATCCCGGACGTCCGCCCCTGCACCATCGGCGGGCTGGACGCGGGCTCCGCCGTCCGGCTGCTCGCCCGCCTCATCGGCCAGGTCAGGATCACCGTCGACCCACGGACCGCCGAAACCCTCGCCGAGGAATGCGGCGGACTGCCGGCCGCCCTCGTGCTGGCCGGCGGCTGGCTCGCCACGCACCCCATGGCGTCCGTCGCCGACGTCACCAAACAGCTGCGCGAGCTCCCGGACGACCCGGAGCAGTCCACCGGCGCCCGCCCGCTGGCCCGTGCCTTCCGCCTCGTCCACGACTCCCTGCCGCCGGCCGCCGCACGGATACTGCGCCTGCTCGCCCTCGCCCCCGCCGGGCTCGCCGACGCCCACACCGCCTCCGCGCTGGCCGGCTGCTCCGTCTCCGCGGCCCGGACGACGCTCGACGACTTCGTGGCACTGGGGCTGCTGCGCAGCGATGGGGCGGACGAGCCGCAGTACGAGGTGCCCGGCTGCCTCGCCCCGCTGCTGCGGGCGCTGCTGGAGACCATGGACCGGCCGGCGGAGAATCAACTTGCCAGGGCCCGGATGCTGGAGCGGACCGTACGGCTGCTGCAGTCCTGCCGGGCGGTCACCGAACCCGAGGGTTCCGCGGCCCGCCGCAAGCTCGCCGGGCTGCCGCGCTCGCTGCGCTTCCCCGGCCCCGATGCGGCCGCCGCATGGCTGCGGAGCCGTCGGCCCGCCCTGCTCGCCTCGGCCCGGATCGCTGTTGAGGACGGCGAACTCGACACCCTGGCAAGGCGGTTGGTGGCCGCGCTGGTGCGGGCGCTGGCCGTGCACCAGGGCACCGAGGCCGCCGCGCCCGAGCTGTACGGACTGCACGGCCTGGTCCTGGCCGTCGCCGAGCGGCGCGACCTGCCGCGCGAGCAGGCCGCCGCGCTGCTCAACCTCGCGGACCTCGACGCGAGGACCGGCCGTACGCGGGAGGCGCTGACCCGCTACCGGGCCGCGCTGGACGCCGGACGGGCCGCGAAGGATCCGTACGCCATCGGCCGCGCGATGGAATCCGTGGGTGGCGCCTACGCCGAGCTGGGGGACTTCCAGCGGGCCTCCGACTGGTACGGCCGGGCGCTGGCGCAGCGGCTCACCCAGGGCGAGCGGGCCGACGAGGCGCGGCTGTACGGGCGGCTCGGTGCCGTCCACACCTACGCGGGGCGGTACGGCGAGGCGCTGCGGAACTGGCGGGCCGCCGCGGCCGGGTACCGCAGGCTCGGTGATGTGCCGGCCCAGGCGCGGGCGCTGAGCGAGGCGGCCCGGGTGCAGGAGTACGCGGGCCGGCCGCGCGAGTCGCTGCGCACCTGCCAGGAGGCCGTTCACTGGGCCGGGCAGGCGGGGGACGTGCGGCTGCAGGCGGCGCTGGAACTGCGGCTGGCCGACACGTTCGACCGGCTCGGCGACCCGGCTGCGGCCCGGCTGCACCGCGGTCTTGCCGACAGATTGCTTGGCGAGAAGGGTGCAGCCTACGAAATCCGTAGTGCGGTGAGTGAAAATTAA
- a CDS encoding NUDIX domain-containing protein, whose product MGFQDTPEEWQVTATKTPFTGNKTSVRTDDVVMPDGTVVRRDYQVHPGSVAVLALDEENRVLVLRQYRHPVRHKLWEIPAGLLDIPGENPLHAAQRELYEEAYAKAEDWRVLTDVYTTPGGCDEAVRIFLARQLSEADCERYLVSEEESDMELARVPLQELVRGVLAGDLHNSCLVVGVLSLAAALAGDGIDSLRPAEAPWPARPFGV is encoded by the coding sequence ATGGGTTTCCAGGACACGCCCGAGGAGTGGCAGGTCACCGCGACCAAGACGCCCTTCACCGGCAACAAGACCAGCGTCCGCACCGATGACGTGGTGATGCCCGACGGCACGGTCGTACGCCGCGACTACCAGGTCCACCCGGGTTCGGTCGCCGTGCTCGCGCTCGACGAGGAGAACCGGGTCCTCGTCCTGCGGCAGTACCGCCACCCGGTGCGCCACAAGCTCTGGGAGATCCCGGCCGGACTGCTCGACATCCCCGGTGAGAACCCGCTGCACGCGGCCCAGCGCGAGCTCTACGAGGAGGCGTACGCCAAGGCCGAGGACTGGCGGGTGCTGACCGACGTCTACACCACCCCCGGCGGCTGCGACGAAGCCGTACGGATCTTCCTGGCCCGGCAGCTCTCCGAGGCCGACTGCGAGCGTTACCTGGTCTCCGAGGAGGAGTCCGACATGGAGCTGGCCCGGGTGCCGCTCCAGGAGCTGGTACGGGGGGTGCTCGCCGGGGACCTGCACAACAGCTGCCTCGTCGTGGGCGTCCTTTCGCTCGCGGCGGCGCTCGCCGGTGACGGGATCGACTCGCTGCGTCCGGCCGAGGCGCCGTGGCCCGCCCGACCGTTCGGGGTCTGA
- a CDS encoding CTP synthase, producing the protein MQPTSTTTKHIFVTGGVASSLGKGLTASSLGALLKARGLRVTMQKLDPYLNVDPGTMNPFQHGEVFVTNDGAETDLDIGHYERFLDVDLDGSANVTTGQVYSQVIAKERRGEYLGDTVQVIPHITNEIKHRIRRMATDDVDVVITEVGGTVGDIESLPFLETVRQVRHEVGRDNVFVVHISLLPYIGPSGELKTKPTQHSVAALRNIGIQPDAIVLRADRDVPTAIKRKISLMCDVDEAAVVACVDAKSIYDIPKVLHTEGLDAYVVRKLDLPFRDVDWTTWDDLLDRVHNPDHEITVALVGKYIDLPDAYLSVTEAIRAGGFANKARVKVKWVASDDCKTPAGAAKQLSDVDAICVPGGFGDRGVNGKIGAIQYARENKVPLLGLCLGLQCIVIEAARNLAEIPDANSTEFDAATSHPVISTMEEQLAYVEGAGDLGGTMRLGLYPAKLAEGSLVREAYDDQPYVEERHRHRYEVNNAYRAELEKKAGLVFSGTSPDNKLVEYVEYPREIHPYLVATQAHPELRSRPTRPHPLFAGLVKAAVARKTGAGADSQQGAASGK; encoded by the coding sequence ATGCAGCCCACATCCACGACGACCAAGCACATCTTCGTCACCGGGGGTGTCGCCTCTTCCCTCGGCAAGGGTCTGACTGCCTCCAGCCTCGGTGCCCTGCTCAAGGCGCGCGGCCTCCGGGTCACCATGCAGAAGCTCGACCCGTATCTGAACGTCGACCCGGGCACGATGAACCCCTTCCAGCACGGTGAGGTGTTCGTCACCAACGACGGCGCCGAGACCGACCTGGACATCGGCCACTACGAGCGTTTCCTCGACGTCGACCTCGACGGCTCCGCCAACGTCACCACCGGCCAGGTCTACTCGCAGGTGATCGCCAAGGAGCGGCGCGGCGAGTACCTCGGTGACACCGTGCAGGTCATTCCGCACATCACCAACGAGATCAAGCACCGCATCCGCCGCATGGCGACCGACGACGTCGATGTCGTCATCACCGAGGTCGGCGGCACGGTCGGTGACATCGAGTCGCTGCCGTTCCTGGAGACCGTCCGCCAGGTCCGCCACGAGGTCGGCCGGGACAACGTCTTCGTCGTGCACATCTCGCTGCTGCCCTACATCGGCCCGTCCGGCGAGCTCAAGACCAAGCCGACCCAGCACTCCGTCGCCGCGCTGCGCAACATCGGCATCCAGCCCGACGCCATCGTGCTGCGCGCCGACCGTGACGTACCGACCGCCATCAAGCGCAAGATCTCGCTGATGTGCGACGTCGACGAGGCCGCCGTGGTGGCCTGCGTGGACGCCAAGTCGATCTACGACATCCCCAAGGTGCTGCACACCGAGGGCCTGGACGCGTACGTCGTGCGCAAGCTCGACCTGCCGTTCCGTGACGTCGACTGGACCACGTGGGACGACCTGCTGGACCGCGTCCACAACCCCGACCACGAGATCACCGTCGCGCTCGTCGGCAAGTACATCGACCTGCCCGACGCCTACCTCTCGGTCACCGAGGCCATCCGGGCCGGCGGTTTCGCGAACAAGGCCCGCGTCAAGGTCAAGTGGGTCGCCTCCGACGACTGCAAGACCCCGGCCGGTGCCGCGAAGCAGCTTTCCGACGTCGACGCGATCTGCGTCCCCGGCGGCTTCGGCGACCGCGGGGTCAACGGCAAGATCGGCGCCATCCAGTACGCCCGCGAGAACAAGGTTCCGCTGCTCGGCCTCTGCCTCGGCCTGCAGTGCATCGTGATCGAGGCGGCGCGCAACCTCGCCGAGATCCCCGATGCCAACTCCACCGAGTTCGACGCCGCCACCTCGCACCCCGTCATCTCGACGATGGAGGAGCAGCTGGCGTACGTCGAGGGCGCGGGCGACCTGGGCGGCACCATGCGGCTCGGCCTGTACCCGGCGAAGCTCGCCGAGGGCTCGCTGGTCCGTGAGGCGTACGACGACCAGCCGTACGTGGAGGAGCGCCACCGCCACCGCTACGAGGTCAACAACGCCTACCGTGCCGAGCTGGAGAAGAAGGCCGGTCTGGTCTTCTCCGGCACTTCCCCGGACAACAAGCTCGTCGAGTACGTCGAGTACCCGCGCGAGATCCACCCCTACCTGGTCGCCACCCAGGCGCACCCGGAGCTCCGCTCCCGCCCGACCCGCCCGCACCCGCTCTTCGCGGGCCTGGTGAAGGCGGCCGTCGCGCGCAAGACGGGCGCCGGGGCCGACTCACAGCAGGGTGCCGCGTCGGGCAAGTAG
- a CDS encoding glycoside hydrolase family 15 protein, translated as MAGRIEDYALIGDMQTAALVCRDGTVDWLCLPRFDSHAIFAGLLGTEEHGFWRLGPAREDGAEPPSADRRRYRGDSLVLESEWDTPRGTVRVTDFMPPRDGAPQVIRIVEGISGRVPMRSELRMRFSYGRVTPWVHKVDGRTVAVAGPDSVWLDTPADTYGENLTTYSDFTVAPGDRVAFTISWQPSHHEPPGLPDPEGSLDATADFWREWVEQCTYHGPYREAVVRSLITLKALTYAPTGGIVAAPTTSLPEDIGGSRNWDYRYTWLRDAAITLSSLLRTGYREEARAWREWLLRAVAGDPENLQIMYGIAGERELGEAELDWLPGYENSGPVRVGNGAAGQLQLDVYGEVIEALHLAHMTGLTRNDYAMGLQLKLIEYLEKHWGEPDEGIWEVRGPRRHFVHSKVMAWVAVDRTIKLIESGDAEGPLERLRELRDDIHRDVCDRGYDAERNTFTQSYGSKELDASLLLIPQMGFLPPDDKRVIGTIEAIQRELSTEDGFVLRYPTKGEDAGVDGLEGDEGAFLACSFWLADDLAMIGRVDEARQLFERLLALRNDLGLLAEEWDPRLQRQVGNFPQAFSHVPLIDTALRLTASGAYVG; from the coding sequence GTGGCCGGGCGCATCGAGGATTACGCACTCATCGGAGACATGCAGACCGCCGCCCTGGTCTGCCGGGACGGCACAGTGGACTGGCTGTGCCTTCCCCGCTTCGATTCGCATGCCATTTTCGCGGGACTTCTGGGTACCGAGGAGCATGGTTTCTGGCGCCTGGGACCGGCGCGGGAGGACGGGGCGGAGCCGCCGTCCGCGGACCGCCGCCGCTACCGCGGGGACTCCCTCGTCCTGGAATCGGAGTGGGACACACCGCGCGGAACGGTCAGAGTGACCGATTTCATGCCCCCGCGTGACGGTGCCCCCCAGGTCATCCGCATCGTGGAGGGGATCAGCGGCCGGGTACCGATGCGCTCCGAGCTGCGGATGCGGTTCAGCTATGGGCGGGTGACGCCGTGGGTGCACAAGGTCGACGGCCGTACGGTCGCCGTCGCGGGCCCGGACTCCGTCTGGCTGGACACCCCCGCCGACACCTACGGCGAGAACCTGACGACGTACTCCGATTTCACGGTCGCGCCGGGTGACCGGGTCGCGTTCACGATCAGCTGGCAGCCCTCGCACCACGAGCCGCCGGGCCTGCCGGACCCGGAGGGCTCGCTGGACGCGACCGCGGACTTCTGGCGTGAATGGGTCGAGCAGTGCACGTACCACGGGCCCTACCGCGAGGCCGTGGTCCGCTCGCTGATCACCCTCAAGGCCCTGACGTACGCGCCGACCGGCGGCATCGTCGCCGCGCCGACCACCTCCCTGCCCGAGGACATCGGCGGTTCCCGGAACTGGGACTACCGCTACACCTGGCTGCGCGACGCCGCGATCACCCTCTCCTCCCTGCTGCGCACCGGCTACCGCGAGGAGGCCCGCGCCTGGCGCGAATGGCTGCTGCGGGCGGTCGCCGGCGACCCGGAAAACCTGCAGATCATGTACGGCATCGCGGGCGAGCGCGAGCTGGGCGAGGCCGAGCTGGACTGGCTGCCCGGTTACGAGAACTCCGGCCCGGTCCGGGTCGGCAACGGCGCGGCGGGCCAGCTCCAGCTGGATGTGTACGGCGAGGTCATCGAGGCACTGCACCTCGCCCATATGACGGGCCTGACCCGCAACGACTACGCGATGGGTCTCCAGCTCAAGCTGATCGAGTACCTGGAGAAGCACTGGGGCGAGCCGGACGAGGGCATCTGGGAGGTGCGCGGCCCGCGCCGCCACTTCGTCCACTCGAAGGTGATGGCCTGGGTCGCCGTCGACCGCACCATCAAGCTGATCGAGTCCGGGGACGCGGAAGGGCCGCTGGAGCGGCTGCGTGAGCTGCGCGACGACATCCACCGCGATGTCTGCGACCGGGGCTACGACGCGGAACGCAACACCTTCACCCAGTCCTACGGGTCGAAGGAGCTGGATGCCTCCCTCCTGCTGATCCCCCAGATGGGATTCCTCCCGCCGGACGACAAGCGCGTGATCGGCACGATCGAGGCGATCCAGCGCGAACTGTCCACGGAGGACGGCTTCGTGCTGCGCTACCCCACCAAGGGCGAGGACGCGGGCGTCGACGGCCTGGAGGGCGACGAGGGCGCGTTCCTGGCCTGCTCGTTCTGGCTGGCCGACGACCTGGCGATGATCGGCCGGGTCGACGAGGCGCGCCAGCTCTTCGAACGGCTGCTGGCCCTGCGCAACGATCTGGGCCTGCTCGCGGAGGAGTGGGACCCCCGGCTGCAGCGCCAGGTGGGGAACTTCCCCCAGGCGTTCAGCCATGTGCCGCTGATCGACACGGCACTGCGCCTGACGGCGAGCGGGGCGTACGTCGGCTGA